In the genome of Thunnus maccoyii chromosome 15, fThuMac1.1, whole genome shotgun sequence, one region contains:
- the LOC121913066 gene encoding naked cuticle-like protein 3, with protein sequence MGKFQSKLASKRRQSPEGGSLASSVLTCQRELEHIHTHKNDLTEFSQDVCRELRRNSKLDHNCHLKVVLPTEKGSDRDNSIHSPINKQTKKRNSHVGDTELLEDDSLEEWVFTLYNFDNSGKVTKEDMSSLIHSMYEALEASVKPPHGGTRALKIKLVVTPSANKHKTGAEKQQSASQEARSPVRRVYCVDENIERRNHYLDLAGIENYTSKFDNTESPYQEPRQGVHSVLQHHPVVVRENCISPGSPRGLSVLHSLKGKAVSAGRDRNGVEGKSCRLHGQHPASWCQPPAHTHLQRSHSRRLRTRLQDATSPFKDREIFNLQPSCGASAPLAKRHEHHHHHEHHHHHHHHYHPS encoded by the exons ATGGGCAAATTCCAGTCCAAACTTG CTTCGAAACGCAGACAGAGTCCTGAAG GTGGGAGTTTGGCGTCCAGTGTGTTAACCTGTCAGAGGGAGCTGGAGCACATCCACACTCACAAAAACGATCTGACAGAG TTTTCTCAGGACGTGTGCAGAGAATTGAGGAGAAACTCAAAGCTTGATCATAACTGCCACCTCAAGG TGGTTCTGCCAACAGAGAAGGGATCTGATCGGGACAACAGCATTCACTCCCCAATAAATAAACAGACGAAGAAGAGAAACAGCCATGTTGGT GACACAGAGTTGCTTGAGGACGACTCCCTGGAGGAGTGGGTTTTCACGCTGTACAACTTTGACAACAGTGGCAAGGTCACCAAAGAG GACATGTCCAGCCTGATACACTCCATGTATGAAGCTCTAGAGGCATCAGTGAAGCCACCTCATGGTGGCACCAGAGCACTGAAGATCAAGCTAGTTGTAACTCCATCAGCTAATAAACACAAGACAG gagcagagaagcagcagagTGCGTCTCAGGAGGCTAGAAGTCCAGTAAGGAGAGTCTATTGTGTGGATGAAAATATAGAGCGCAGAAACCACTACCTGGATCTCGCTGGCATTGAAAACTATACCTCCAAGTTTGACAATACAG AATCACCCTATCAGGAGCCCAGACAGGGTGTTCACTCAGTTCTCCAGCACCATCCTGTGGTGGTTAGAGAGAACTGCATCTCCCCTGGGTCTCCCAGAGGCCTCTCTGTCCTTCATTCCCTGAAAGGCAAAGCAGTGTCGGCGGGGAGAGACAGGAATGGCGTAGAGGGAAAGTCCTGCAGGTTACATGGACAACATCCTGCTTCATGGTGTCAGCCTCCAGCTCATACTCACCTGCAGCGTTCCCACAGCAGGAGGCTTCGCACCAGGTTACAAGATGCCACCTCGCCCtttaaagacagagaaatattTAACCTTCAGCCCTCCTGTGGAGCCTCAGCCCCTCTGGCCAAGAGACATGAgcaccatcaccaccatgagcaccatcatcatcaccatcaccactaCCACCCTTCATAA